In Nematostella vectensis chromosome 2, jaNemVect1.1, whole genome shotgun sequence, one genomic interval encodes:
- the LOC116604263 gene encoding uncharacterized protein LOC116604263 isoform X2, with amino-acid sequence MAIYKAAVFSAAIAILLSSVMGTPLVDSKSSLNEIGNFEMVKKDIRIVKGQDQKGFFMEQHVNRPTHRVLRAPSNLFLSQIRPKFPNHIPPCATTEQTLDPANYFNTPHTFVPDSYNRVECSGRVGARGLPECVYGIMDCVTVYKDLHFIRKPSHDCSTWYDDVIPNVPSGCMCMWPN; translated from the exons atggCTATCTATAAG GCTGCAGTGTTTTCAGCAGCGATCGCCATTCTGCTGTCAAGTGTCATGGGAACGCCGCTAGTGGATTCCAAATCATCACTAAATGAAATTGGTAATTTTGAAATGGTTAAAAAGGATATCAGAATAGTGAAGGGACAAGATCAAAAGGGATTTTTCATGGAGCAGCACGTCAATAG GCCGACACATCGGGTGCTAAGAGCGCCATCAAACTTGTTCTTGTCGCAAATCCGTCCGAAATTTCCCAACCATATTCCTCCGTGCGCAACAACAGAGCAAACCCTGGACCCGGCAAACTACTTCAACACACCTCACACGTTCGTCCCCGACAGCTACAACAGAGTGGAGTGCAGCGGTCGTGTTGGCGCGCGGGGCCTCCCTGAGTGCGTGTATGGCATCATGGATTGCGTTACCGTATACAAGGACTTGCACTTTATACGAAAGCCTAGCCACGACTGTAGCACGTGgtacgatgacgtcatccctAATGTACCATCTGGATGTATGTGCATGTGGCCTAATTAA
- the LOC116604263 gene encoding uncharacterized protein LOC116604263 isoform X1 produces the protein MSNLCLRRCFAVSKAAVFSAAIAILLSSVMGTPLVDSKSSLNEIGNFEMVKKDIRIVKGQDQKGFFMEQHVNRPTHRVLRAPSNLFLSQIRPKFPNHIPPCATTEQTLDPANYFNTPHTFVPDSYNRVECSGRVGARGLPECVYGIMDCVTVYKDLHFIRKPSHDCSTWYDDVIPNVPSGCMCMWPN, from the exons ATGTCTAATCTTTGCCTGAGACGATGTTTTGCTGTTTCAAAGGCTGCAGTGTTTTCAGCAGCGATCGCCATTCTGCTGTCAAGTGTCATGGGAACGCCGCTAGTGGATTCCAAATCATCACTAAATGAAATTGGTAATTTTGAAATGGTTAAAAAGGATATCAGAATAGTGAAGGGACAAGATCAAAAGGGATTTTTCATGGAGCAGCACGTCAATAG GCCGACACATCGGGTGCTAAGAGCGCCATCAAACTTGTTCTTGTCGCAAATCCGTCCGAAATTTCCCAACCATATTCCTCCGTGCGCAACAACAGAGCAAACCCTGGACCCGGCAAACTACTTCAACACACCTCACACGTTCGTCCCCGACAGCTACAACAGAGTGGAGTGCAGCGGTCGTGTTGGCGCGCGGGGCCTCCCTGAGTGCGTGTATGGCATCATGGATTGCGTTACCGTATACAAGGACTTGCACTTTATACGAAAGCCTAGCCACGACTGTAGCACGTGgtacgatgacgtcatccctAATGTACCATCTGGATGTATGTGCATGTGGCCTAATTAA